Proteins encoded in a region of the Rutidosis leptorrhynchoides isolate AG116_Rl617_1_P2 chromosome 9, CSIRO_AGI_Rlap_v1, whole genome shotgun sequence genome:
- the LOC139867364 gene encoding psbQ-like protein 3, chloroplastic, whose protein sequence is MIAAKTIALTCSSYANQPNENRTKEPNSHPTHIHITRRKASSLILLFSTPIPFHTQPAFATESSFLDMFRITVPDQTVEEAESVIREHAMSLKLVKELLELELWKDAQKELRKSASYLKQDIYTIIQGKPGMERPQLRNLYSKLFNDVTGLDYAARDKDVPRVWKLYEDIVVTLDDILSKV, encoded by the coding sequence ATGATTGCAGCAAAAACTATCGCGTTAACATGCTCGTCCTACGCTAACCAACCAAATGAAAATCGAACGAAAGAACCCAATTCCCATCCCACACACATTCACATTACAAGAAGAAAAGCGTCATCACTTATCCTTCTTTTTTCTACTCCAATTCCATTCCATACACAACCGGCATTTGCAACCGAATCATCATTTCTAGACATGTTTAGAATTACGGTTCCTGATCAAACGGTAGAAGAAGCCGAGAGCGTAATTAGGGAACATGCAATGAGTTTAAAACTAGTGAAAGAATTGTTGGAATTAGAATTATGGAAAGATGCACAAAAGGAATTGAGAAAAAGTGCTTCTTATTTGAAACAAGACATTTATACCATAATTCAAGGGAAGCCTGGAATGGAAAGACCTCAACTTCGGAATCTTTATTCCAAGCTTTTTAATGATGTCACCGGATTGGATTATGCTGCAAGGGATAAAGATGTGCCACGTGTCTGGAAGTTATATGAGGATATTGTTGTGACACTTGATGATATCTTGTCTAAAGTTTAA